The following are from one region of the Camarhynchus parvulus chromosome 3, STF_HiC, whole genome shotgun sequence genome:
- the ENTPD6 gene encoding ectonucleoside triphosphate diphosphohydrolase 6, producing the protein MEAMKISKRFFAFGILTCIAVYVAYVKWHLGSKPFVGATEGVAESRGDKLTHQAVTTDLSVFYGIMFDAGSTGTRIHIFKFAQQPRETPRLTHETFKALKPGLSAYADDVEKSGQGIKELLEVAKKEVPMELWKFTPLVLKATAGLRLLPGEKAQKLLEKVKEIFQASPFFVRDNCVSIMNGTDEGISAWITINFLTGRLDDPQRRSVGMLDLGGGSTQITFLPRTKATLQTSPSGHTTSFQMFNHTYKLYSYSYLGLGLMSARLAILGGVEGKPLGEGEELISPCLPPGFKSEWQHAEIVYKIKGQKAGEPLYESCSNKVAKMLYKKVHRAGEVKDLDFYIFSYYYDCAAEAGLIDKDNGGSLTVSDFEIAAKYVCKTMEISPGNNPFLCMDLTYITFLLQELGFPKSQGFKLARKIDNVETSWALGATFHYIDSLNRLQY; encoded by the exons ATGGAAGCCATGAAGATATCGAAGCGCTTCTTCGCTTTTGGGATTTTGACATGCATAGCTGTTTATGTGGCCTATGTAAAATGGCACTTGGGCTCCAAGCCATTTGTGGGAGCCACAGAAGGAGTtgctgaaagcagaggagaTAAACTGACCCATCAGGCAGTGACCACAGATCTCTCTGTCTTTTATGGAATTATGTTTGATGCAGGAAGCACGGGAACTCGCATCCATATATTTAAATTTGCTCAGCAGCCAAGAG AGACTCCCAGATTAACCCATGAGACGTTTAAAGCACTGAAACCAGGTCTGTCTGCATATGCTGATGATGTTGAAAAG AGTGGCCAGGGAATAAAAGAGCTCCTGGAGGTGGCAAAGAAGGAGGTTCCTATGGAGCTGTGGAAGTTTACTCCTCTGGTCCTGAAAGCCACAGCTGGCCTACGGTTGCTGCCAGGAGAGAAAGCTCAGAAGTTGCTGGAAAAG GTGAAGGAGATTTTTCAGGCCTCCCCCTTCTTTGTAAGGGACAATTGTGTGTCGATAATGAATGGAACTGATGAAG GTATTTCAGCCTGGATCACGATAAATTTTTTAACAG GCAGGCTAGATGACCCACAGAGGAGAAGTGTAGGGATGCTGGATTTGGGTGGTGGATCAACACAGATCACCTTCCTTCCACGTACCAAG gCAACTCTCCAGACATCACCATCTGGCCACACAACTTCATTTCAGATGTTTAACCACACCTACAAGCTGTATTCATACAG TTACCTGGGACTTGGGCTGATGTCAGCAAGGCTTGCCATTTTGGGAGGAGTTGAGGGAAAACCCT TAGGAGAAGGGGAGGAATTGATCAGCCCTTGTTTGCCACCTGGCTTCAAATCCGAATGGCAACACGCTGAGATAGTGTACAAAATTAAAGGACAGAAGGCAG GTGAGCCTCTGTATGAGTCTTGTTCTAATAAAGTGGCAAAGATGCTGTACAAGAAAGTGCATAGAGCTGGGGAAGTGAAGGACCTGGACTTTTACATTTTCTCCTACTACTATGACTGTGCAGCAGAGGCTGGTCTCATAG ataaAGACAATGGAGGAAGCTTAACTGTCAGTGACTTTGAAATTGCAGCTAAATATG tgTGTAAGACCATGGAAATCAGCCCTGGAAACAACCCTTTTCTCTGCATGGACCTCACATACAtcaccttcctgctgcaggaactggGCTTCCCAAAGAGCCAAGGCTTTAAG ctTGCCCGGAAAATTGACAATGTTGAAACAAGCTGGGCGTTGGGAGCCACTTTCCATTACATCGACTCACTGAACAGACTGCAGTACTAA